Proteins from a genomic interval of Pogoniulus pusillus isolate bPogPus1 unplaced genomic scaffold, bPogPus1.pri scaffold_94_arrow_ctg1, whole genome shotgun sequence:
- the LOC135174616 gene encoding zinc finger protein 850-like: MDSQKELGHSRYEIEDQEKEEEEKAEKEEKQEEEAEEEKGQQEEGEGKAAAEPSAAAEQCPECGQSLPPGWQPGKQQCPQPGTQRFICSHCGQSRSGLLGRQRGGTQPGPKLRLVCDECGKSFANSYTLSRHLRLHSGEKPYSCGVCGKSFARSYTLSQHHRLHTGEKPYSCGVCGKSFASSSVLSRHRQMHAEKKQFPCRECGKSFVTSTALIKHWHVHTGQKTYNCGVCGKSFANNYTLSRHHRLHTGEKPYSCGVCGKSFARSYTLSQHNHLHTGEKPYSCGVCGKSFANSYTLSQHHRLHTGEKPYSCGVCGKSFASSSVLSRHRQMHAEMKQFPCRECGKSFTTSTALIEHWHVHTGEKPYGCGVCGKSFAHWSTLSCHRAIHTGQKPYSCGDCGKRFGSTYHLNRHRAIHTGQKLYSCGDCGRSFTTRSYLRIHHHIHTGEKPYSCGDCGKSFVTSSKLSCHRRIHTGETPFSCGDCGKSFVTSSKLSYHRRRIHPGEKLFSCGDCGKSFTSNSHLKRHCAVHSGVKMYICGDCGKSYATSSGFSQHCQTHAETKQFPCADCGKSFTNSTALIQHWNVHTGEKPYSCGVCGKSFTNSSALAYHRRSHTGVKPYRCDDCGKSFFQSSILSYHRRIHTGEKPYSCSDCGKSFTSSSALRCHHRIHTGKKPYSCSDCGKSFTNSSTLRIHHRIHTGEKPYSCGDCGKSFTRSADLRYHRRIHTGEKPYSCGDCGKSFTSSSALKYHRRIHTGEKPYSCGDCGQSFTTRYILSYHRFIHTGEKPYSCGDCGKSFTSSSNLRHHRRIHTGEKPYSCGDCAKSFTSSSDLSRHHRIHTGEKPYSCGDCGRSFTSSSALSYHRRNHTGEK, translated from the coding sequence ATGGACAGCCAAAAGGAGCTGGGCCACAGCCGATACGAGATCGAGGaccaggaaaaggaggaggaggagaaggcagagaaggaagagaagcaggaggaagaggcggaggaagagaaagggcagcaggaggaaggtgaaggtaAAGCTGCCGCGGAGCCCTCTGCGGCAGCCGAGCAGTGCCCCGAGTGCGGGCAGAGCCTCCCGCCCGGCTGGCAGCcggggaagcagcagtgcccccagcctggcacccagcgctTCATCTGCAGCCACTGCGGCCAGAGCCGCTCCGGCCTCCTCGGGCGACAGCGGGGGGGCACCCAGCCGGGCCCTAAGCTGCGGTTGGTCTGCGatgagtgtggcaagagctttgccaacAGCTATACACTCAGCCGGCACCTTCGCCTGCACAGTGGGGAGAAGCCGTACAGCTGCGGTGTctgcggcaagagctttgccagaAGCTATACTCTCAGCCAACACCATCGCctccacaccggggagaagccatACAGCTGTGGTGTctgcggcaagagctttgccagcagctctgttctCAGCCGGCACCGGCAAATGCATGCTGAGAAGAAGCAGTTCCCCTGCCGTGAGTGTGGTAAGAGCTTtgtcaccagcactgctctaaTCAAGCACTGGCATGTCCACACCGGGCAGAAGACATACAACTGCGGtgtctgtggcaagagctttgccaacAACTATACTCTCAGCCGACACCATCGCCTCCACACTGGAGAGAAGCCGTACAGCTGTGGTGTCTGTGGCAAAAGCTTTGCCAGAAGCTATACTCTCAGCCAGCACAATCACCtccacactggggagaagccatacagctgtggtgtttgtggcaagagctttgccaacAGCTATACTCTCAGCCAGCACCATCGCCtccacactggggagaagccctacagctgtggtgtctgtggcaagagctttgccagcagctctgttctCAGCCGGCACCGGCAAATGCATGCTGAGATGAAGCAGTTCCCCTGCCGTGAGTGTGGTAAGAGCTTcaccaccagcactgctctAATTGAGCACTGGCATgtccacaccggggagaagccgtATGGCTGCGGtgtctgtggcaagagctttgcccACTGGTCTACTCTCAGCTGCCACCGAGCCATCCACACTGGCCAGAAGCCATACAGCTGTGGTGACTGCGGCAAGAGATTCGGCAGCACTTACCATCTGAACAGGCACCGTGCCATCCACACCGGGCAGAAGCTCTACAGCTGTGGTGACTGCGGCAGGAGCTTTACCACCAGATCTTACCTCAGAATTCACCATCACAtccacactggggagaagcccTACAGCTGTGGTGATTGCGGCAAGagctttgtcaccagctctaAGCTCAGCTGTCACCGTCGCATCCACACCGGGGAGACACCGTTCAGCTGTGgtgactgcggcaagagctttgtcaccagctctaAGCTCAGCTATCACCGCCGTCGCATCCACCCTGGGGAGAAGCTGTTCAGCTGCGGTGattgtggcaagagcttcaccagcAATTCCCATCTGAAGAGACACTGCGCCGTCCACTCTGGGGTGAAGATGTACATCTGTGgtgactgcggcaagagctaTGCCACCAGCTCTGGtttcagccagcactgccaaaccCATGCTGAGACCAAGCAGTTCCCCTGTGctgactgcggcaagagcttcaccaatAGCACTGCTCTAATCCAGCACTGGAATGTCCACACCGGGGAGAAACCATACAGCTGTGGTGtttgtggcaagagctttaccaacagctctgctctggcctaTCATCGTCGCAGCCACACTGGGGTGAAGCCATACAGATGCgatgactgtggcaagagctttttCCAGAGCTCAATTCTCAGCTATCACCGTCGCAtccacactggggagaagccctacagctgcagtgactgtggcaagagctttaccagcagctctgctctgagatgtCACCATCGCATCCACACTGGGAAGAAGCCCTACAGCTgcagtgactgtggcaagagcttcaccaacAGCTCTACTCTTAGAATTCATCATCGCATCCACACCGGGGAAAAGCCCTACAGCTGcggtgactgtggcaagagctttaccAGGAGTGCTGATCTGAGGTATCACCGTCGCAtccacactggggagaagccctacagctgtggtgactgtggcaagagcttcaccagcagctcagctctcaaaTATCACCGTCGcatccacaccggggagaagccctACAGCTGCGGTGACTGTGGCCAGAGCTTTACCACCAGATACATTCTGAGCTATCACCGTTTCAtccacactggggagaagccctacagctgtggtgactgtggcaagagcttcaccagcAGCTCTAATCTGAGACATCACCGTCGCAtccacactggggagaagcccTACAGCTGTGGTGACTGCGCCAAGAGCTTCACCAGCAGCTCTGATCTCAGCCGTCACCATCGcatccacaccggggagaagccctACAGCTGCGGTGACTGTGGCAGGAGCtttaccagcagctctgctctcagctatcACCGTCGCAACCACACCGGGGAGAAGTAG
- the LOC135174620 gene encoding zinc finger protein 850-like: protein MEAQKELGHSCPESEMHQEEEIKEEEEEAEKEEAGKEVEVKQEEDQEEEAEEEKEQQREGEGKAAAGPSVPAERCPECGQSLPPGWQPGKQQCPQPGTQRFICTHCGQRRSGILRRQRGGTQPGPRLRLICGECGKSFASSSTLSRHRQMHAGKKFPCVDCGRSFTTSSALIQHWHVHTGENPYSCRECGKSFATSSHLSSHHCIHAGEKLYSCGDCGKRFASSSDLRRHSRIHTGEKPYSCGVCGKSFANSSGLSRHQQTHAETKQFPCRDCGKSFTNSTALIEHWHVHTGEKPYSCDHCGKSFASSSTLSQHHQIHAGKKFPCGDCGKSFISRSALSCHRNIHTGEKPYSCGECGKSFASSSALRVHRRNHAGEKFPCSECGKSYASSSALNLHRQNHAGNKFPCSECGKSFAIGSRLVRHRLIHTGEKPYSCNDCGKSFASSFSLSYHRLLHTGEKPYSCSDCGKSFVHSSALIRHRRLHTGVKPYSCSDCSKSFSSTTDLRIHHRIHTGEKPFHCGDCGKSFLYRYALSHHRLSHTGVVPYRCGDCGKSFINSTALKVHHRLHTGEKPFHCEDCGKNFTTKSQLTKHHRIHTGEKPYSCADCGESFRQKSGLSQHCNIHAGKKPFPCRECGKSFAGSSGLSQHRKIHAEKKPFPCRECGKSFTTSTALIQHWNVHTGEKPYSCRVCGKSFASSSSLCYHRLTHTGEKPFRCGECGKTFTMSCLLKRHRRRHSGEKPYSCDDCGMSFASCLSLCSHRLTHTGEKPFGCGDCGKTFTRSSQLKSHRHLHTGEKPYTCGDCGKSFNRKSHLTRHQLIHTGEKPFSCSDCGKTFRDSSTLRSHRSLHTGEKPYSCGDCGKSFSGTNDLIIHHRVHTGEKPFHCGDCGKSFNSKSQLTNHHRIHTGEKPYSCADCGKSFATKSQLNSHHRVHTGEKPYSCSDCGKSFRHKCALTLHLHSRIHQKMSSNKAPKSPHSQ, encoded by the exons ATGGAGGCTCAGAAGGAGCTGGGTCATAGCTGTCCCGAGAGCGAAATgcatcaggaagaagagataaaagaggaggaggaggaagcagagaaggaggaagccGGGAAAGAGGTGGAGgtgaagcaggaggaggatcAGGAGGAAGAGgcggaggaagagaaagagcagcagcGGGAAGGTGAAGGTAAAGCTGCCGCGGGCCCCTCTGTGCCAGCCGAGCGGTGCCCCGAGTGCGGGCAGAGCCTCCCGCCCGGCTGGCAGCcggggaagcagcagtgcccccagcctggcacccagcgctTCATCTGCACCCACTGCGGCCAGAGGCGCTCCGGCATCCTGCGACGGCAGCGGGGAGGTACCCAGCCGGGCCCCAGGCTGCGGTTGATCTGCGgtgagtgtggcaagagctttgccagcagctctaCTCTCAGCCGGCACCGGCAAATGCATGCTGGGAAGAAGTTCCCTTGTGTTGACTGCGGCAGGAGTTTCACCACCAGCTCCGCTCTAATCCAGCACTGGCACGTCCACACAGGGGAGAATCCATACAGCTGCAGggagtgtggcaagagctttgccacCAGTTCCCACCTTAGCAGTCACCACTGCATCCACGCTGGAGAGAAGCTCTACAGCTGcggtgactgtggcaagaggtttgccagcagctctgatcTCAGACGTCACAGTCGGATCCACACAGGGGAGAAGCCATACAGCTGTGGtgtctgtggcaagagctttgccaacAGCTCTGGTCTCAGCAGGCACCAGCAAACGCATGCTGAGACAAAACAGTTCCCCTGCCGTGACTGTGGGAAGAGCTTCACCAACAGTACTGCTCTGATCGAGCACTGGCACGTGcacactggggagaagccaTACAGCTGTGAtcactgtggcaagagctttgccagcagctctaCTCTCAGCCAGCACCACCAAATCCATGCTGGGAAGAAGTTCCCCTGTGGTGACTGCGGCAAAAGCTTTATCAGCAGATCCGCTCTGAGTTGTCACCGCAACATTcacactggggagaagcctTACAGCTGCGgtgagtgtggcaagagcttcgccagcagctctgctctcagagtGCATCGCCGAAACCATGCTGGGGAGAAGTTCCCCTGTAGTGAGTGCGGCAAGAGCTacgccagcagctctgctctcaaccTGCACCGCCAAAACCATGCTGGAAACAAGTTCCCCTGTAgtgagtgtggcaagagcttcgcCATCGGTTCCCGTCTGGTCCGTCACCGCCtcatccacactggtgagaagccgTACAGCTGCAAcgactgcggcaagagctttgccagcagcttcTCTCTCAGTTACCACCGTCTCTtgcacaccggggagaagccgtACAGCTGTTctgactgcggcaagagctttgtccacagctctgctctcatccgTCACCGTCGCCTCCACACCGGGGTGAAGCCCTACAgctgcagtgactgcagcaagagcttcagcagcaccactgaCCTCAGAATCCACCATCGCAttcacaccggggagaagccatTCCACTGCGgtgactgcggcaagagctttcTCTACAGATATGCTCTCAGTCATCACCGTCTCAGCCACACCGGGGTGGTTCCGTACAGGTGTGgtgactgcggcaagagcttcatCAACAGCACCGCTCTCAAAGTTCACCACCGCCttcacaccggggagaagccatTCCACTGCGAGGACTGCGGCAAGAACTTCACCACCAAATCCCAGCTGACCAAACACCACCGcatccacaccggggagaagccgtACAGCTGCGCCGACTGCGGCGAGAGCTTCCGGCAGAA gTCTGGTCTTAGCCAGCACTGCAACATCCATGCTGGGAAGAAACCCTTCCCCTGCCGTGaatgtggcaagagctttgccgGCAGCTCTGGTCTCAGCCAGCACCGCAAAATCCATGCTGAGAAGAAACCATTCCCCTGCCgtgagtgtggcaagagcttcaccaccagcacagctctAATCCAGCACTGGAACGTCCACACCGGGGAGAAACCTTATAGCTGCCGtgtctgtggcaagagctttgccagctCCTCGTCTCTCTGCTATCACCGCCTCACCCACACCGGCGAGAAGCCCTTCAGGTGCGGTGAGTGCGGCAAGACCTTCACCATGAGTTGTCTGCTGAAGCGTCACCGCCGCCGGCACTCCGGGGAGAAGCCTTACAGCTGTGATGACTGTGGCATGAGCTTTGCCAGCTGCTTGTCTCTCTGCTCTCACCGCCTCACCCACACCGGCGAGAAGCCCTTCGGGTGCGGTGACTGTGGCAAGACCTTCACCAGGAGTTCACAGCTGAAGAGTCACCGCCACTtgcacaccggggagaagccttACACCTGcggtgactgtggcaagagcttcaacAGAAAATCCCATCTGACCAGACACCAGCTCAtccacactggggagaagcctTTCAGCTGCAGTGACTGTGGTAAGACCTTCAGAGACAGCTCTACTCTGAGGAGTCACCGCAGCctccacaccggggagaagccatacagctgcggtgactgcggcaagagcttcagcGGCACCAACGATCTCATAATTCACCACCGCGttcacaccggggagaagccatTTCACTGTGGggactgcggcaagagcttcaaCAGCAAATCCCAGCTGACCAATCACCACCGcatccacaccggggagaagccgtACAGCTGCGCcgactgcggcaagagctttgccACCAAATCCCAGCTGAACAGTCACCACCGCgtccacaccggggagaagccctacagctgcagtgactgcggcaagagcttccGGCATAAGTGCGCCCTGACCTTGCACCTGCACAGCCGCATCCATCAAAAGATGAGCAGCAACAAAGCGCCCAAGAGTCCCCACTCCCAGTGA
- the LOC135174617 gene encoding zinc finger protein 345-like, producing MEPQKELGQSRAGSETQQEEKEEEKKEKEEEEEEEEKAEKEVKEEKQEGVKGQQEEGEGKAAAEPCVPGEQCPECGQSLPPGWQPGKQQCPQPGTQRFICTHCGQRRSSLRRRQRGGAQAGPKLRLICGECGKSFSGTSGLSQHRKIHAEKKPFPCRECGKSFTTSTALIQHWNVHTGEKPYSCRVCGKSFANCSSLHTHRLTHTTEKPFRCSDCGKTFTISSQLKRHRRLHTGEKPYTCGDCGKSFATHFNLLEHLNLHTGAKPYTCSVCGKSFAHRSTLGHHRQIHSGVKPYSCGDCGKSFRFKSQLTKHERSQSHQEIKSSSKPSRGPLSQGHEQEDQEGEKEQQEEGEAKAVVDPSVPDEQCPMEQQGGAQPGTKLQLGCSESGNCFASSSALSQLQQLQPGKKFPCGDCGKSFSSKIALSFHRNIHTGERPYSCGECGRSFASSSALRRHRQNHAVNRKFPCGECGKSFAVSSLLLRHRLTHTGEKPYSCDVCGKSFARSYSLSYHRLLHSEEKPYSCGDCGKSFVHISALNRHRLLHTGVRPYSCGECGKGFRSSTELKMHHRTHTGEKPFHCGDCGKSFTTNAKLTTHRFSHTGEKPYGCSDCGQSFSSKSRLTTHRFSHTGRKMYVCSDCGQSFNSYSSLSRHRRLHRGLEPPICGDCGKSFNSVTDLKVHHRLHTGERPYHCGDCGRSFNSKSQLTNHHRIHTGEKPYTCADCGKSFRQSYTLTMHLRSRRHQKKSSNKVSNHPHCQ from the coding sequence ATGGAGCCGCAGAAGGAGCTGGGCCAGAGCCGCGCCGGGAGCGAAACgcagcaggaagagaaggaggaagagaaaaaagagaaagaggaggaggaggaggaggaggaaaaggcagagaaggaggtgaaagaggagaagcaggagggagtgaaagggcagcaggaggaaggtgaaggtaAAGCTGCCGCGGAGCCCTGTGTGCCAGGCGAGCAGTGCCCCGAGTGCGGGCAGAGCCTCCCGCCCGGCTGGCAGCcggggaagcagcagtgcccccagcctggcacccagcgctTCATCTGCACCCACTGCGGCCAGAGGCGCTCCAGCctccggcggcggcagcggggaGGCGCCCAGGCGGGCCCCAAGCTGCGGTTGATCTGTGgtgagtgtggcaagagcttttcCGGCACCTCTGGTCTTAGCCAGCACCGCAAAATCCATGCTGAGAAGAAACCATTCCCCTGCCgtgagtgtggcaagagcttcaccaccagcactgctctAATCCAGCACTGGAACgtccacaccggggagaagccttACAGCTGCCGtgtctgtggcaagagctttgccaacTGCTCGTCTCTCCACACTCACCGCCTCACTCACACCACCGAGAAGCCCTTCAGGTGCAGTGACTGCGGCAAGACCTTCACCATCAGTTCCCAGCTGAAGCGTCACCGCCGCCtgcacaccggggagaagccttACACCTGcggtgactgtggcaagagcttcgcCACCCACTTTAATCTTCTGGAGCACTTGAACCTCCACACAGGGGCGAAGCCATACACCTGTAGtgtctgtggcaagagctttgcccACAGGTCTACTCTCGGGCATCACCGACAGATCCACAGTGGGGTGAAGCCGTACAGCTGcggtgactgtggcaagagtttCCGGTTCAAGAGCCAACTGACCAAGCACGAGCGCAGCCAAAGCCACCAGGAGATAAAGAGCTCCAGCAAACCATCCAGGGGTCCCCTCAGCCAGGGCCATGAGCAGGAGGAtcaggagggggagaaagagcagcaggaggaaggtgaagctAAAGCTGTCGTGGACCCCTCTGTGCCAGACGAGCAGTGCCCcatggagcagcagggaggcgcCCAGCCAGGCACCAAGCTGCAGTTGGGCTGCAGTGAGAGTGGCAactgctttgccagcagctctgctctcagccagctccagcaacTCCAGCCTGGGAAGAAGTTCCCCTGCGgtgactgcggcaagagctttaGCAGCAAAATCGCTCTGAGCTTTCACCGCAACATCCACACCGGGGAGAGGCCTTACAGCTGTGGTGAGTGTGGCaggagctttgccagcagctctgctctcagacgGCACCGCCAAAACCATGCTGTGAATAGAAAGTTCCCCTGTGgtgagtgtggcaagagctttgccgTCAGTTCCCTCCTTCTCCGTCACCGCCTTAcccacaccggggagaagccgtACAGCTGCGAtgtctgtggcaagagctttgccaggagctacTCTCTCAGCTACCACCGTCTCTTGCACAGCGAGGAGAAGCCGTACAGCTGCGGcgactgcggcaagagctttgTCCACATCTCTGCTCTCAACCGTCACCGTCTCCTCCACACCGGGGTGAGGCCGTACAGCTGCGGTGAGTGCGGCAAGGGcttcaggagcagcacagaactCAAAATGCACCATCGCActcacaccggggagaagccctTCCACTGCGgtgactgcggcaagagcttcaccaccaATGCCAAGCTGACCACTCACCGCTTCAgccacaccggggagaagccgtACGGCTGCAGTGACTGCGGCCAGAGCTTCAGTAGCAAGTCCAGGCTGACCACTCACCGCTTCAGCCACACCGGGAGGAAGATGTATGTCTGCAGTGACTGCGGCCAGAGCTTCAACAgctacagctccctcagccgccaCCGACGCCTCCATCGAGGCTTGGAGCCACCCATCTGCGgtgactgcggcaagagcttcaaCAGCGTCACCGATCTCAAAGTTCACCACCGCCTTCACACCGGGGAAAGGCCGTATCACTGCGGGGACTGCGGCAGGAGCTTCAACAGCAAATCCCAGCTGACCAATCACCACCGcatccacaccggggagaagccgtACACCTGTGCcgactgcggcaagagcttccGGCAGAGCTACACCCTGACCATGCACCTGCGCAGCCGCAGGCACCAGAAGAAGAGCAGCAACAAAGTGTCCAACCATCCCCACTGCCAGTAA
- the LOC135174602 gene encoding zinc finger protein 665-like: MEPQKELGQRRAGSETQQEEKEEEKKEKEEEEEKKAEKEVKEAAEEKEQQEEGEGKAAAEPCVPGEQCPECGQSLPPGWQPGKQQCPQPGTQRFICTHCGQRRSSLRRRQRGGAQAGPKLGMVCDECGKSFASIIGLAEHLEIHAGKKRFPCGECGKRFARRSDLREHLNIHTGNKPFSCRECGKSFASSSGLREHLNIHAEKKPFSCRECGKSFASRSGLSHHFNVHSGEKRFSCRECGKSFASSSGLSQHRNTHAEEKQFPCRECGKSFTTSTALIQHWHVHTGEKPHSCSVCGKSFTTRFNLLEHLNLHAGAKPYTCSVCGKSFTHRSTLMQHRWIHSEVKPYSCSECGVSFLYKFQLTKHERRCSHQEMKSSSKPSRGPLSQGHEQEDQEGEKEQQEEGEAKAVVSPSVPDKQCPMEQQGGAQPGTKLQLGCSESGNCFASSSALSQLQQLQPRKKFPCSDCGKSFSSKISLGFHRNIHTGEKPYSCDECGKSYASSSTLRLHRQNHAVNKKFPCDECGKSFAVSSQLLLHRLTHTGEKPYSCDVCGKSFVTNFSLSCHRRLHTGEKPYSCGDCGKSFVHISALKRHRLLHTGVRPYICDDCGKGYSSTTDLKKHHRTHTMEKPFHCGECGKSFTTNDRLITHRFITNLKVQHRIYTGEKPFHCRDCGKNFTTKAQLNSHHRIHTGEKPYSCADCGKSFRHQSALTMHLRSRIQKMSGNQAPKSSQSQ, from the exons ATGGAGCCACAGAAGGAGCTGGGCCAGCGCCGCGCCGGGAGCGAAACgcagcaggaagagaaggaggaggagaaaaaggagaaagaggaggaggaggaaaaaaaggcagagaaggaggtgAAAGAGGcggcagaagagaaagagcagcaggaggaaggtgaaggtaAAGCTGCCGCGGAGCCCTGTGTGCCAGGCGAGCAGTGCCCCGAGTGCGGGCAGAGCCTCCCGCCCGGCTGGCAGCcggggaagcagcagtgcccccagcctggcacccagcgctTCATCTGCACCCACTGCGGCCAGAGGCGCTCCAGCctccggcggcggcagcggggaGGCGCCCAGGCGGGCCCCAAGCTTGGTATGGTGTGCGatgagtgtggcaagagctttgccagcaTCATTGGTCTCGCGGAGCACCTCGAAATCCATGCTGGGAAGAAACGGTTTCCCTGTGGAGAGTGTGGCAAGAGATTTGCCCGCAGGTCGGATCTTAGggagcatctcaacatccatACTGGGAATAAACCGTTCTCCTGCCGTGaatgtggcaagagctttgccagcagctctggtctTAGggagcatctcaacatccatGCTGAGAAGAAACCGTTCTCCTGCCGTGaatgtggcaagagctttgccagcaggTCTGGTCTTAGCCACCACTTCAACGTCCATTCTGGGGAGAAACGGTTTTCCTGTCgtgagtgtggcaagagctttgccagcagctctggcctTAGCCAGCACCGCAACACCCATGCTGAGGAGAAACAGTTCCCCTGCCGTgaatgtggcaagagcttcaccaccagcactgctctAATCCAGCACTGGCATgtccacaccggggagaagcctCACAGCTGCAGTGTCTGTGGCAAGAGTTTCACCACCCGCTTTAATCTCCTGGAGCACTTGAACCTCCACGCAGGGGCGAAGCCATACACCTGTAGtgtctgtggcaagagctttaccCACAGGTCGACTCTCATGCAGCACCGATGGATCCACAGTGAGGTGAAGCCGTACAGCTGCAGTGAATGCGGCGTGAGTTTCCTGTACAAGTTCCAACTGACCAAGCACGAACGGCGCTGCAGCCACCAGGAGATGAAGAGCTCCAGCAAACCTTCCAGGGGTCCCCTCAGCCAGGGCCATGAGCAGGAGGATcaggaaggggagaaagagcagcaggaggaaggtgaagctAAAGCTGTCGTGAGCCCCTCTGTGCCAGACAAGCAGTGCCCcatggagcagcagggaggcgcCCAGCCAGGCACCAAGCTGCAGTTGGGCTGCAGTGAGAGTGGCAactgctttgccagcagctctgccctcagccagctccagcaacTCCAGcctaggaagaagttcccctGCAgtgactgcggcaagagctttaGCAGCAAAATCTCTCTGGGATTTCACCGCAAcatccacaccggggagaagccttACAGCTGTGACGAGTGTGGCAAGAGCTATGCCAGCAGCTCTACTCTCAGACTGCACCGCCAAAACCATGCTGTGAATAAGAAGTTCCCCTGTGAcgagtgtggcaagagctttgccgTCAGTTCCCAACTTCTTCTTCACCGCCTTAcccacaccggggagaagccgtACAGCTGCGATGTCTGCGGCAAGAGCTTTGTCACCAACTTCTCTCTCAGCTGCCACCGTCGCTTacacaccggggagaagccgtACAGCTGCGgtgactgcggcaagagctttgTCCACATCTCTGCTCTCAAGCGTCACCGTCTCCTCCACACCGGGGTGAGGCCGTACATCTGTGATGACTGCGGCAAGGGCTACAGCAGCACCACTGACCTCAAAAAGCACCATCGCACTCACACCATGGAGAAGCCGTTCCACTGCGGTGAatgcggcaagagcttcaccaccaATGACAGGCTGATCACTCACCGCTT CATCACCAATCTCAAAGTTCAGCACCGCATTtacaccggggagaagccatTCCACTGCAGGGACTGCGGGAAGAACTTCACCACCAAAGCCCAGCTGAACAGTCACCACCGcatccacaccggggagaagccgtACAGCTGTGCcgactgcggcaagagcttccGGCATCAGTCCGCCCTGACCATGCACCTGCGCAGCCGCATCCAAAAGATGAGCGGCAACCAAGCGCCCAAGAGTTCCCAATCCCAGTGA